The window TAATAAAACTAGTACAATGTTCAGTATTCTTGATTTTCCAGTTATTATCAATATACTATGATAACATTCATTTTCCAATTTGTATGGTTTTCTTTGCACTCCAAtgttacatgttttatataatattatattcacAACAgttttcttgaataaataacatCAACCACAAAAGTGTAATGCTActtcttttacatgtattaagtcaAGGTGAATTTCAACTTTTagaaatgtttataaaacattaGTGTTTATGTTGTTTTCCTGGCGTGTGATCGATTCGTACTGGTTTTCAGATTCTCCTGACACCGTATTTCCTAGTTCTGTGTAGGTTTCAGCATTCGGTTCATTCCCATTGCGATTGCTCATTATAACGTTTGAGTTAGATTTACCGTTCTTAGacttatttctaaaatatgGAAAAGATAAAGTGTTGTTAATAATAAACTGAATGCGTTCGATTccttatcaatattattttgcaAATAGGAGCATGCATGTAACCTATTCGCATGCAGTGCTTCATGTATTGGCAAAGCATgctaacaaaaataaacacgGTTATCAAATAAACTTATTTAGTCTAgttagaattaaaattttaaaaataaaaacgtcattttttttatcattctcaggaaagtaataaataaatatttattaaatgtttggCTCAATATGCGGTGAATATCACCCTGGTTCCAGTGTCTTTGTGATAGATGTAACAccacaaattgattttaaaatgtgtagTCATATTCATGTACttttcatcaatgactattttaatCTTGAATATGTACATTTCCCAATGTCTTTGTCCATAATAACATTACGAATTAATTTTGTAATGTGTAGTCCAATACAGTTAATcagttatttttaatattatttaatcatTCAACTGCTGAAGAGTAtataaatgtaagtaataaggaatcattctgtgaatattatgaggtgataaaaTACTGTCGGAGTGATCAAACCTATCATAaaacccttcgggctttattggatttgatcacgccaaCCGTATTTGATAACCTCatgatactcaaagaatgattaatTATTCCTAAAATAGTATAATTGcgaaatttatatacatataactaTTAGTAAGGgaacattctttgaatattttgggGTGTTCGGATACGGTCGGGatgataaaatgaattaaagcCCAAAGGTAATATGATTGATTTGATCACGCCAAACCGTATTTTATTCCCTTATAATACTAGAAGAACGATTCCTCATTCTTGAAATATCACATTGCAATTActtcaaaatgaatatttacacATTCCTTTTGAATTGTcgttattttacttttaaaagaaattcaatttttgtgatAATTGGTTTTATTTAACTCAATATGCGTTTTCTATCAATTCGGCAAAACCCAGGGATAAATAGAAACCACATCTCGTTCAATCATGTATGTAaaagattttacaaaaataaaactgaacTTAATGGTCAAGGCAAATTTTATTACACATACCTTGATTTGGTGTTAACATACAGGTATATATTCAATATTGTTGAAACTGTGGAAATCACCACGAATATAGCCAATGGGATTTGTAAGGACAACAACGACTCGGCTGAAATTAGAAAACATAGTCGTTTCCtaatattaaatcaaaaaaaaatcgtCGTAGTTCCGAAAGGGGTGCGGTACGGATCCAAAGAGTCTACATAAAAGTACCGATATCATCTCTAAAAGATCTGTATAAGCTTTGGAGactataattatataaagtAAGGTGAATCGCAGATGCAGAATCATTGTATTAATTGCTAAATTTGTATTAAAGTATTAGGTTGTAAATACATGCTACTATAAAACAGCTAATTGTACCTCTAAAATTCGACaatatttaaagttttacaGAGATACTACTAAATTCTTACCgtaaatcaaaaaaattatcatgtcATGAGATtcttaaatttcatatattGAAATGAACATACCAATTCGGTGATCACATTTAAGTTCTTCTGACAAAATATCAGCGGTTGACATTGTAACGTCTAAATTATTCTTGTTTATTGCAGATGCAGTGTTTCTTCCAAGTTGACTTCCACATACTACACTAAGGGTTCCACCTAATCCTTCTGAAGCACACATGCATATGaatgaaaaacaacatgtattgCTCCTGgcctcatcttcgctagccaaggtttttcggtccactctgctCTCCATAAACCCATGGCAGATCTCAGTACGAAAACTCGCTGATGCGATGGTGCTACATGTATCTAGGGAGCTATCTGAGTTGCGTTCCttgcatatttgaatttaatcCAATGACACATTGGGCAATATACAATCGCTACGGCATTAAAACGATCTGAAAACATGTTGACGAACGAGAATCGGAGATAATTAACGAttctattaaatataaataaagataCAACATAGAGAAAGCAAGGACTATTTCATTTATTGTGTTTCTAGTgacctgtaccgggagtgaaaatATCGctatataatatatgaaaaaattaaaccagGTATCATcgtcgtgaatattgcggacaACAATAAGACAAAATACAGCTCATTGAACATTTAAAACGATAACCATaagcagggacgtatatactaacgggataggcaacttctacttTCGCAATGTTTACTTCCCATACTATCAGGCGAGCCTTGCATGACAAGTCAGTAAATCTCTGTTCAATCCCATGCAGTAAAATATATCGACTTTTTAAAGCAATCCAGTTAGATCATCGTTAGGGAGACACTGTACTCATTCCTCAACTTGCTCAAAGCGTCGATTGtattttaccaaagatcacacgtgtgtttcttaaaaatgttaatttccTAAAGCCTGATTTAAACTCTCGGATTGAATCAGCTACctgcagctgcagccaatcataaaacggagcttgtcaccgagttttcgtaacgagatctgccaagggtttatgggaagcgaagtggaccgaaaactCTTTGCTAACGAAGACGTCTAGGCCTATACAAAAAGGTCCTGAAAAATGGTTTGAGTTAAGCTTTGAAACATAAATGTCAGGAAAGCAATCATTGTCAAACTGTTATGCATCTAATGAAGGTTCGCCTAATTGTGAAAAACCAGCAAAAGGTGTTCTGAGTTCACCTGTCGTTTTACTATAGCTATTGTGTTACAttaaatatcatatacatgtgtgtatCATATGTACCTGTATGTTCACagttatataatgtttaaataaactTACTTAGCAATTTTATGTTTCAATTTTGATATCAAGTTAATTTAGTCGATTAGTATTGGCATTATCTATTAGTTTATTACAATTGTCTCAATACTCAATTCCAGCTATTCTTGACTCAGCTTTCATTTTCTATATTTCTTTCCCCTACATGTTCCTTAATCAATGTTCATGAGTAATGTCATTGTACTTATAATTTTACCTACCTCCCATTTGTAAACTGACGAGAGCGGGATTATGATAAGCCTTTTGGCTTGTTTCATAATCTGTTATTCACTGTTACTAAGTATGTATGATGCTAATTATGGaataaatgggttttttttttaactaaaagcAGCAAAATAGCCATGTTGTATAAATGATACATTTATGATAAGCCAAAGCTAGCGATagctttcattatttttatacaacatataaaatactgtatacaaTGTTTTTATGCAGTACATGAAAAAGAAAGAAGGGGAATAAATCAGTCAAATTCTTATAAAGAATAACACAAAAACCAATCATAACCATAAAGAATGATACGTGAACAAGCATACCAAACATTTGTATGAATCCGATACATTGATAGAACGATCCTGAGGTAGAAAGTGGAAAGTAGTCAGCTCGTACGCGCACTGACTGGTTGATTTGCACGTCTAATCTCTTATATATTCGTTCTGGAATGCAtccaaaaattaatttgttttcaacaTTTACTTGTGTATTACATTTCTCTTTGATCACTTCCACCGATTTTACGAGTACAGAACCATTAAATGACGAAGTCAACGTACAGGAACATGGACGGTTGATTTTATTGAAgtcaatgtaaatataagaaccATATTTTGTTGATCCGTCACAGTTTGCCACTGAAATGTTTTGAACTGGAAAACGTAAAGAACTGATAtgagtatttttaaagaatggcGCGTCAGTGATGTTATAAGATAGACTGGGAGTAAATGcccatttgttttatattataagTACTCACCATTGGTCGGGCATTGACCTGAAAAAAGAACGAACTCATAATGAACTGTGCTCTCTTAAAAAAGGTAtcaatttatgataaaaaaaaaacgtttgaGATACGTGGTAAGCAAAACTAATGACCTGAAAAATACACCCGGTGACagatatatgtaaaaataaaacaagaacaaaaaaCTCTACGCGCATGAACTTCTACATATAATAACGATTTCATTGCACAACTATATCATTATAGCTGGCATTCTGAATGTTTGATACGCTTATTGGTCTCCGCGTTTTTGTCCGATAACGGGACttgtaaaaattcatattattctctctctcctttctctctctccctcttttctctccctctctctccctctctctttctcaaagttaaaattttaaataacaacTGGAGGGAATGTTGAGAATCATACAAAATAGGTTAAGGATTGCTCTTTTTTTTAGCCGACTAGTCAATACTTATTTTTTTGATCAAGAAGTTGTTGTCTATGCGAACTGTGCGGTCCACTATTTCTGCCAGTGTGAACAATgatattgacaatttatttatgttttgttaTCCAATGTCTGTTTTCCGGGAATGTGGTGTTCAGTATTTTGACGTCAATTCTATCGGtcgtgttttcttttttatattgatgtCATTATGCTCGTCCAAATATttcgattttgttaattttattgacGTGAAATCAGGTTAAGATTTGTTTCAAGGGctgtacaaaattttattagttaCCGATGCGCCTCATTTGCTGAAAATGTGGTCATTTTACTATGAGTTCACGCATTCAACTGTATGTTTCTACAAATGTATATGTTGATTTTGATTATTCGTTTTTAACCTGTCGAATTTATGATCTAGTATCAATTTATTCTCatacaataaaacaaatcaaagcattattttaatgcaaataaCTGAAACCCTGTGGGGCACCAGTAACATCTTCCTGTGTTTTCGATCtactgaataacgccacttgtaTACGCgttttttgggggaaaaaaaccCTCGTGTATCAAATTATGAAATGTGAGGAAACTGCCCATCACTTGTGAAGTGAAATGATGTGTTGAATTATATCAAAGCATAATTGTAATGCAAATTACTTGAATCCTGTTTGGCACAAGTTCCATCTTCCTGTgtttttgatttaataaataaCGCTACTTGTCTACGCTTTTTTGGACAACCTtcatatatcaaatttttaatttttccctTCTCTGATGAAGTGAAATGATGTGCTCTATGTCAATATATtgggtagccccccccccccccccccaattaaaAACGTACCAAAGTATCCATAATGGGATTGTCGCGCATATTTATGTTACTCTCATTTTTTGGAACAGATGCAATTATATcacaattgtttaaaaatgaagCCTAGCCAAGAGATCTGCCAAGTTTATATGGGGAGAAGAGAGGACCTAAAACATTTGGCTCGACAATAATTTTTCCCAAATGACAAATATGCGCGTGATCGGTCgacttatat is drawn from Crassostrea angulata isolate pt1a10 chromosome 5, ASM2561291v2, whole genome shotgun sequence and contains these coding sequences:
- the LOC128183004 gene encoding uncharacterized protein LOC128183004, which encodes MKRFIFALAVSAFVTASKGQCPTNEGLGGTLSVVCGSQLGRNTASAINKNNLDVTMSTADILSEELKCDHRIAESLLSLQIPLAIFVVISTVSTILNIYLYVNTKSRNKSKNGKSNSNVIMSNRNGNEPNAETYTELGNTVSGESENQYESITRQENNINTNVL